In one window of Hypanus sabinus isolate sHypSab1 unplaced genomic scaffold, sHypSab1.hap1 scaffold_1354, whole genome shotgun sequence DNA:
- the LOC132386878 gene encoding uncharacterized protein LOC132386878 — MGADCQAQQLHRVIEVERPVNRKSREFPSCAFTSSPSQRSSLNCSLVPPAPVPSLPHSPPSPRPPLSLPRLGPPSLPPPAHTLPRPSPAWALPHSPPAHALPPFSPAHALPRPSPTWALPHSPPPAHTLPHSPPQPTPSLVPPPPVPSLTPPQPTPSLVPPPPGPSLTPPPAHALPRPSPAWALPHSPPPAHTLPRPSPAWALPHSPPAHALPPFSPAHALPRPSPTWALPHSPPPAHTLPHSPPQPTPSLVPPPPVPSLTPPQPTPSLVPPPPGPSLTPPPAHALPCPSPACALPHSSPAHTLPRPSPAWALPHSPPQPTPSLTPPPSPRPPSLLPSPHPPSSLPRLGPPSLPPPSPRPPSSLPRLGPPSLLPSPRPPSSLPHLCPPSLLPSPRPPSSLP; from the exons ATGGGAGCAGACTGCCAAGCGCAGCAACTGCATCGAGTTATCGAAGTGGa GCGTCCTGTAAACAGAAAGAGCAGGGAATTCCCTTCTTGTGCATTTACGTCCTCGCCCTCCCAACGGAGCTCTCTTAATTGCTCCCTTGTTCCTCCCGCACCTgtgccctccctccctcactccccccccagcCCACGCCCTCCCTTGTCCCTCCCCCGCCTgggccctccctcactcccccccccagcCCACACCCTCCCTCGTCCCTCCCCCGCCTgggccctccctcactccccaccaGCCCAcgccctccctcccttctccccagcCCACGCCCTCCCTCGTCCCTCCCCCACCTgggccctccctcactccccccccccagcccacaccctccctcactcccccccccagcCCACGCCCTCCCTCGTCCCTCCCCCGCCTGTGccctccctcactcctccccaGCCCACACCCTCCCTCGTCCCTCCCCCGCCTgggccctccctcactccccccccagcCCACGCCCTCCCTCGTCCCTCCCCCGCCTgggccctccctcactccccccccccagcccacACCCTCCCTCGTCCCTCCCCCGCCTgggccctccctcactccccaccaGCCCAcgccctccctcccttctccccagcCCACGCCCTCCCTCGTCCCTCCCCCACCTgggccctccctcactccccccccccagcccacaccctccctcactcccccccccagcCCACGCCCTCCCTCGTCCCTCCCCCGCCTGTGccctccctcactcctccccaGCCCACACCCTCCCTCGTCCCTCCCCCGCCTgggccctccctcactccccccccagcCCACGCCCTCCCTTGTCCCTCCCCCGCCTGTGccctccctcactcctccccaGCCCACACCCTCCCTCGTCCCTCCCCCGCCTgggccctccctcactcccccccccagcccacgccctccctcactcccccccccagcccacgccctccctcactcctccccaGCCCACACCCTCCCTCGTCCCTCCCCCGCCTgggccctccctcactccccccccccagcccacGCCCTCCCTCGTCCCTCCCCCGCCTGggccctccctcccttctccccagcCCACGCCCTCCCTCGTCCCTCCCCCACCTGtgccctccctcccttctccccagcCCACGTCCTCCCTCGTCCCTCCCC